A genomic stretch from Helianthus annuus cultivar XRQ/B chromosome 1, HanXRQr2.0-SUNRISE, whole genome shotgun sequence includes:
- the LOC110875432 gene encoding helicase protein MOM1 gives MAKKKDEITGSADASVLRRSGREIPSRKQTTSSPVNSRKSERFQKQASPNPSPVKNKLEKVEKQMESSPLRRSDRGKKSVEMTELPNKSTKEKTANNSKQSSENVIEDKKIEKQNSDVGGRKRKKYDAYKALFKSQRIRTEPDVDKELKHNDSIRVQEAPSKDHNALLEGRVIVSDQIEHGDCLQTKSLDGKSVEIGDVEKKNAGDVSQSNGNIANSDNHLSHTSSHRIEHNSENQQEHDTCHKVTETRQAAGNMENAENNDVSSNTQNSKFVEFWVPVQISNVQLEQYCATLLSNDTALRTNSRSDTLGALKDLFVTIRKCCNHPYTVDPEVNQLLMKDKDQSMVVDVGTKASGKLHFLDHILPQLQKQQRKVLILFQPTSGVSSNSLLIGDILADFVYRRFGQDSYELVDGVPNTSTKKQAAVNMFNKDMTKFIFLLESRACHQSIKLSSVDAIIVFDSDINPLNDLKSLQRLSIDSQSEHIMIFRLYSLSTLEEKILKLAENNVALGTRSQNLRSNYDALLTWGASDLFDKLTKFHSQPVACISSEESFLKDVVEEFLYILSHKSKSKDTTSKSVITQVQNCGLYGKSNPLHSEIKTHLPDGDQPYIFWKKLLEGRLPAWKFVSQSTPRQRKRPNYFLEGKSDIDGGGGVKTRRKTVNNGTIEPAQLKTVIEGETGGVNAGVSAATNESQSSSGDQFWSTTVNDETSMYDLLKPTVSELCDILKFSEDVKIIVEKFLEYVLENFIVGKDDTSILQAFMISLCWIGSSLAKYKIDRSESFALAKKHFDFSCKEEQAETVYKKLKQVKETFLEHTQVLPALKDSVPAPERVEKSQHMTNVDVSDENVSRKGVDAFEKINREWDEKRASLENEYKVEKALIHVLYSNPSLRSEKLEIKEREFANKFKEHDLQKRLWEDRLKELTTTRLATEGPVVADNNFSLHGSQHENQVADSGNAEVAPTLPENTIEAQSQDEPVCEGANDIESTGSHTSEKEMADAASSEQIGAPAQQHGDDDMDVDVAEKADSGHDVAEKADSGHDVAEKPDSSHENVNLASEDPVEDHNETGANDVAPHVDCGDVEMPAGNDNKENDEEGALGPDENDHSKTCATDMAQHAYSGDVEMPAGNDNKENDDNEENNHETGANDMAPHVDTGDIEMPAGNCNKENDDCGTVDLDTSHVVEDHHKTIDVAPEVESVEMATPAGTCGIESPEEGEIQPDTPDASGDQNETSPNNVLPCVVSAEVATPADNEENAEDNITRPDALHANEDHNDSCGFDSGNTVGAAIPQEKSPSVQPVSSPASDHLEPIIPDSGVPDKDIDVGNPQPPGVSQLDQMIVDDELDIPTSTGPVCAAVSQDKTPSAQPVSSPASDRVEPIIPEIQNDPLQLEQQLPDNGVQDKEINVGNLQPSGASQRDQIIPDNEPDIPSSTDPMVDQIIPDNEPDIPSSTDPTVAENLSDTLPPSEPLIEPTCEEPVENSEENPVPASEPPHEEQQLRVATSVAPTPPVNALNIFDTIANRVSPQKPNHSDPLQAEVERLSTAKDTISKCYQEMKQRLDTECNKEIAEVVAQIRLKYEAKHQETDAAYNSKTMELETNINRVTMNKILAEAFKSKCQDVTFTGHSVSQAGIMQQLHRLSARHYHNASSSSPPQTPPLLPQPPPLPQSQLRPQLPLQIVHQPAALFSSTPSRTPSPTLNRPPSNTGSLTAPSRPPPAVDQLTSSTPPTTTTRPPPIVNQVTPTTPTTSRPPPGINMSNHLSALHKRPPSIAQFDMSAANLRISTETRRQSPHIRPLVSSEPCAPAPNIRPSSEPRAPPPNIRPLLGSEPRAPPPHLRPLVNREPRAPAPHMRSLASTEIRARAPHLRSTPSVTPDAGTHRRVMLQCPDVTSGPSQSPVMPLSTSSPQTAPVEPLVQTQPSDNLNGLADSAPPPRWVNVNVTAPQRDLRSQNGILDVSDYVREGTAPSSSAHDLVCLSDDD, from the exons ATGGCAAAGAAGAAAGATGAAATCACAGGATCAGCCGATGCATCTGTTTTAAGAAGGTCAGGTAGAGAAATACCATCAAGAAAACAAACAACGTCAAGTCCTGTAAATTCTAGAAAGTCCGAAAGATTTCAAAAGCAAGCATCACCAAATCCTTCGCCTGTTAAAAATAAACTCGAGAAAGTTGAGAAACAGATGGAGTCCAGTCCTTTGAGGAGGTCTGATAGAGGTAAGAAATCGGTTGAGATGACTGAACTACCAAACAAGTCAACAAAAGAGAAAACTGCAAACAATTCAAAGCAGAGTTCAGAAAATGTTATCGAAGATAAGAAAATTGAAAAGCAGAATTCAGATGTTGGCGGTAGGAAAAGGAAGAAATATGATGCTTATAAGGCTTTATTCAAATCTCAACGAATAAGAACTGAACCAG ATGTGGATAAGGAGCTAAAACACAATGATAGCATAAGAGTTCAAGAAGCTCCTAGTAAAGATCATAACGCGCTTTTGGAGGGAAGAGTGATTGTTTCAGATCAAATAGAACATGGTGATTGTCTTCAAACAAAATCTCTAGACGGCAAGTCAGTTGAAATTGGTGATGTGGAGAAAAAAAATGCTGGTGACGTCTCACAATCTAATGGAAATATTGCAAATAGTGACAACCACTTGTCCCACACATCATCACACAG GATTGAACATAATTCAGAGAATCAGCAGGAACATGACACTTGTCACAAG GTTACAGAGACACGCCAAGCAGCTGGTAACATGGAGAATGCAGAGAACAATGATGTTTCTAGCAACACGCAGAATTCCAAATTTGTAGAATTTTGGGTTCCTGTTCAGATTTCAAACGTGCAGCTTGAACAGTATTGTGCTACTCTACTTTCTAATGATACGGCTCTTCGTACAAACTCAAGAAGTGATACTCTCGGGGCTCTTAAGGACCTTTTTGTTACCATCCGAAAG TGTTGCAATCACCCTTACACGGTGGATCCGGAAGTTAACCAATTGCTTATGAAGGATAAGGACCAGAGTATGGTGGTAGATGTTGGCACAAAAGCAAGTGGCAAACTACACTTTCTTGACCACATACTACCTCAGCTCCAAAAACAACAACGCAAAGTGCTTATTCTTTTTCAG CCTACAAGTGGTGTTTCAAGCAATTCTCTTTTGATTGGGGACATATTAGCTGATTTTGTCTATAGAAGATTTGGTCAAGACTCATACGAACTTGTGGATGGGGTTCCAAACACCTCTACGAAGAAGCAAGCTGCAGTAAACATGTTCAATAAAGATATGACTAAATTTATTTTCTTACTAGAATCTCGAGCGTGCCATCAGAGCATTAAGTTATCGTCAGTGGATGCTATCATCGTATTCGACAGTGATATAAATCCCTTAAATGATTTAAAATCATTGCAAAGGTTATCTATCGATTCACAGTCGGAACACATCATGATATTccgattatactctttatccacCCTAGAAGAAAAAATTCTTAAACTAGCAGAGAATAATGTGGCTCTCGGTACCAGGTCACAAAATTTAAGGAGTAATTATGATGCGTTGCTCACGTGGGGGGCCTCTGACTTGTTTGACAAATTGACCAAATTTCATAGTCAGCCTGTTGCATGTATCTCATCTGAAGAATCTTTTCTGAAGGATGTAGTGGAGGAGTTTTTGTATATACTCTCTCACAAAAGTAAAAGCAAGGATACAACATCGAAATCGGTCATCACTCAAGTTCAAAATTGTGGACTTTATGGTAAAAGTAACCCGTTACATAGTGAGATAAAAACACATTTACCTGATGGAGACCAGCCTTATATATTTTGGAAAAAACTATTGGAGGGACGGTTGCCAGCGTGGAAATTTGTATCTCAATCGACCCCACGTCAAAGAAAAAGACCTAATTATTTTTTGGAGGGAAAAAGTGAtattgatggtggtggtggtgtaaaGACACGTAGGAAAACTGTAAATAATGGTACCATTGAACCTGCTCAACTGAAGACCGTAATTGAAGGGGAAACTGGAGGAGTAAATGCGG GGGTTTCGGCAGCAACTAATGAGTCTCAGTCATCATCTGGCGATCAGTTTTGGTCAACCACGGTCAATGATGAAACAAGTATGTATGATCTCTTGAAGCCTACTGTGTCTGAGCTTTGCGACATTCTCAAGTTTTCG GAGGATGTGAAGATCATAGTGGAAAAATTTCTTGAATATGTCCTTGAAAATTTTATCGTCGGCAAGGATGATACAAGTATATTACAGGCTTTCATGATATCACTG TGTTGGATTGGTTCTTCTCTAGCGAAATATAAAATCGATAGGAGTGAGTCCTTTGCTCTTGCAAAGAAGCACTTTGATTTCAGCTGCAAGGAAGAACAAGCAGAAACCGTGTACAAAAAGCTGAAACAAGTCAAGGAAACATTTTTAGAGCACACACAAGTTCTTCCTGCTTTAAAAGATAGTGTTCCTGCACCAGAAAGGGTTGAAAAGAGTCAACATATGACGAATGTTGATGTATCCGATGAAAATGTTTCGAGAAAGGGTGTAGACGCATTTGAGAAGATTAATAGAGAATGGGATGAAAAGAGGGCGAGTTTAGAGAATGAATACAAAGTGGAGAAGGCGCTAATCCATGTACTTTACAGTAATCCCTCGCTAAGATCTGAAAAACTTGAAATAAAAGAGAGAGAATTTGCCAACAAGTTTAAAGAACATGATTTACAGAAAAGATTGTGGGAGGATCGCCTTAAAGAGTTAACGACAACAAGGCTGGCAACGGAGGGTCCGGTGGTGGCTGACAATAATTTTTCGTTGCATGGGTCCCAACATGAGAATCAGGTGGCGGATTCTGGAAACGCTGAGGTGGCCCCCACTTTACCTGAAAACACAATTGAAGCACAAAGTCAGGATGAACCTGTGTGTGAAGGTGCTAATGATATTGAGTCTACTGGTTCTCATACTTCTGAGAAAGAGATGGCTGATGCAGCATCAAGTGAGCAGATTGGAGCTCCAGCTCAGCAGCATGGTGATGATGACATGGACGTTGACGTGGCAGAGAAAGCTGACTCTGGTCATGATGTGGCAGAGAAAGCCGACTCTGGTCATGATGTGGCAGAGAAACCTGACTCCAGTCATGAAAATGTTAACTTAGCATCTGAAGACCCGGTTGAAGACCATAACGAGACTGGCGCAAATGATGTGGCGCCACATGTTGACTGTGGTGACGTGGAAATGCCAGCTGGAAATGACAacaaagaaaatgatgaagaaggcGCTCTAGGCCCTGATGAAAACGACCATAGCAAGACTTGTGCGACTGATATGGCGCAACATGCTTACTCTGGTGACGTGGAAATGCCAGCCGGAAATGACAACAAAGAAAATGACGATAATGAAGAAAACAATCATGAAACTGGTGCGAATGATATGGCACCACATGTCGACACTGGTGACATTGAAATGCCAGCTGGAAATTGCAACAAAGAAAATGATGATTGTGGCACTGTAGACCTTGATACATCTCATGTTGTTGAAGACCATCACAAAACTATTGATGTGGCACCAGAAGTTGAATCTGTTGAGATGGCAACGCCAGCTGGCACATGCGGCATAGAGAGCCCTGAAGAGGGGGAGATTCAGCCTGACACACCAGATGCTAGTGGGGACCAGAATGAAACCAGCCCAAACAATGTGCTACCGTGTGTTGTGTCTGCTGAGGTGGCAACACCAGCTGATAATGAAGAGAATGCTGAAGATAACATTACACGACCTGATGCATTACACGCTAATGAAGACCACAATGATTCGTGTGGTTTCGATAGTGGTAATACAGTGGGTGCAGCCATACCACAGGAAAAATCACCATCTGTTCAGCCAGTTTCTTCTCCAGCTTCAGATCATCTAGAGCCAATCATTCCAGACAGTGGAGTTCCAGATAAAGACATTGATGTCGGTAATCCACAACCGCCAGGTGTCAGTCAACTCGATCAGATGATTGTAGACGATGAACTGGATATCCCGACATCTACTGGTCCAGTGTGTGCAGCCGTATCACAAGACAAAACACCCTCAGCTCAGCCGGTTTCTTCTCCAGCTTCAGATCGTGTAGAGCCAATCATTCCA GAAATCCAAAATGACCCTCTTCAACTTGAACAACAACTTCCAGACAATGGGGTTCAAGACAAAGAAATTAACGTTGGTAATCTGCAACCGTCAGGTGCCAGTCAACGTGATCAAATCATTCCAGACAATGAACCGGATATCCCGTCATCTACTGATCCAATGGTTGATCAAATCATTCCAGACAATGAACCGGATATCCCGTCATCTACTGATCCAACGGTTGCTGAAAATCTATCTGACACACTTCCACCAAGCGAGCCATTAATTGAACCCACTTGTGAAGAGCCTGTAGAAAATTCGGAAGAAAACCCTGTCCCTGCTTCTGAGCCACCTCACGAGGAACAACAGCTTCGTGTGGCCACATCCGTTGCACCCACACCACCAGTTAATGCACTAAACATATTTGATACCATTGCTAATCGAGTGAGCCCTCAAAAGCCAAACCATTCCGATCCACTTCAAGCTGAAGTAGAGCGGTTATCCACAGCGAAAGATACAATATCCAAGTGCTATCAAGAAATG AAACAAAGGCTGGACACTGAATGTAATAAGGAAATAGCGGAAGTTGTTGCACAAATACGTCTCAAGTATGAAGCTAAACATCAAGAAACAGATGCAGCTTACAACTCAAAAACGATGGAACTTGAGACCAATATTAATAGAGTCACCATGAACAAAATATTGGCCGAGGCTTTCAAGTCTAAGTGTCAAGATGTTACTTTTACTGGGCATTCAG TATCTCAGGCTGGAATAATGCAACAACTTCACAGGCTATCTGCTAGGCATTACCACAATGCGTCTTCATCGTCACCACCACAAACACCCCCGTTGCTGCCGCAGCCACCGCCACTGCCGCAATCACAACTACGACCGCAATTGCCTCTACAAATTGTCCACCAGCCCGCGGCTCTCTTCTCAAGCACGCCAAGCAGAACCCCCTCCCCTACACTAAATAGGCCACCGTCCAATACAGGCTCTTTAACCGCACCAAGTAGGCCACCACCTGCGGTTGACCAGTTGACCTCCTCAACCCCACCTACCACTACTACAAGACCACCACCTATTGTCAACCAGGTTACTCCAACCACACCTACCACTAGCAGGCCGCCACCTGGCATTAACATGAGTAACCACCTCTCAGCCTTGCATAAGAGACCACCTAGTATCGCGCAATTTGACATGTCTGCTGCAAATCTTCGGATAAGCACCGAAACCCGTCGGCAATCCCCGCATATACGGCCTCTGGTTAGCAGTGAACCCTGTGCACCAGCCCCGAATATACGGCCTAGCAGTGAACCCCGTGCACCGCCCCCAAATATACGGCCTCTGTTGGGCAGTGAACCCCGTGCTCCACCCCCACATCTGCGACCTTTGGTCAACCGGGAACCACGTGCTCCGGCCCCACATATGAGATCTCTTGCTAGCACTGAAATTCGGGCACGGGCCCCACATCTGAGATCTACGCCCTCTGTAACTCCTGACGCTGGAACTCACCGGAGGGTAATGCTTCAATGTCCAGATGTCACAAGTGGCCCATCTCAGTCCCCTGTTATGCCACTTTCAACGTCCTCACCACAAACGGCGCCTGTTGAACCTTTGGTACAAACACAGCCATCTGATAACTTGAATGGGCTTGCGGACAGTGCTCCTCCTCCTCGCTGGGTTAACGTTAACGTTACGGCACCTCAACGTGATCTAAGATCACAGAATGGCATACTGGACGTAAGCGATTACGTTCGAGAGGGTACTGCACCCTCCTCTTCTGCCCATGATCTGGTTTGTTTGTCCGATGATGACTAA